The following proteins are co-located in the Haloarcula marismortui ATCC 43049 genome:
- a CDS encoding DNA topoisomerase I: MRLIITEKDNAARRIAEILSEGGASANRRNGVNVYRWGNTRVVGLSGHVVGVDFPEEYNDWRDVEPVELIDADVTKEPTQENIVTTLKQLAREADEATIATDYDREGELIGKEAYELIREETDAPVDRVRFSSITEREVRDAFANPDDIDFDLAAAGEARQIIDLVWGAALTRFLSLSARQLGDDFISVGRVQSPTLKLIVDREREIQAFDPEDYWEIFADLQKNGSGFEAQYFYDDDGKEAERVWVEDDADDAYADLTNVDAATVTSVRRRTRTDSPPTPFNTTAFISAASSLGYSAQQAMSIAEELYTTGYITYPRTDNTVYPDDLEEDALLDEFVGAGHFGEDAEALLEQDDITATEGDEETTDHPPIHPTGEIPPKADLSDDEWEIYELVVRRFFATVAEAATWEHLRVVADAGGRSLKANGKRLVEPGYHEVYPYSSASENHVPDVEEGEELAISEVRMEAKQTQPPRRYGQSRLIQTMEDKGLGTKCLTADSDVLVRSENGDIERQTVDSLFSDGQVVLADGDTDIAVSKETPTVLSLDEATERVSEQESTLVSERPLRDDESVRTIETSRGAVTVTDDHPMYIRQDGEVTVRPASDIEAGTDLVAARRPPDTMVEPSDETVLSWETFAADCDKHSKLYGVDCGTELAAQRAARDESQTAFAERYGSYGSAVGKYERGEKDVPVWLLGELDIRPDRIHGLNYETSFENPFPLEWSPELAQVIGCLLGDGSIHRNDDENVVDVRYHNTDEALIERFARDIERLFDIEPTVTDRPGRESHHKRKYQVDVPSAVGRVLVCVLEAVTENGTPGLPDAVRPAFVGALFDDEGHISREGKAFISNTDHTLLTGVGEMLAEMGIETKLAPDQHKLHIRGRRNLEQFLDRIPIASDEKFYRGLDALDAYDVTTRKAELLEAIRQEPKTSAALAQTLGVTRGSVNKYLRELRESGHIEKQIEGSNRSLDENRTVQYVAADFEGSVYATLRGEPSSVTVEDVERREYDGPVYDLTVSENAPNFAVNGGAVVHNSTRHNSIEKLYDRGYIEGDPPRPTTLAMAVVEAAEEFADHVVSDEMTAQLEADMTAIANGEATLDDVADESREMLKRVFDELRDSREEIGEHLQESLKADKTLGPCPKCGEDMLVRRSRQGSYFVGCDGFPECRNTLPLPSTGEPQVLEDHCEEHDMHHVKMLAGRDTFVHGCPRCEAEKADESEDEVIGPCPECGSEHDGDLAIKHLRSGSRLVGCTRYPDCDYSLPLPRNGDISVTEAFCEEHDLPELVIDADSDDPWELGCPICNYEEYQARTAIEDLEDLNGIGSATAEKLGDAGVDSLAALREADPDIVATEVQGVSATQVRDWQDELEA; encoded by the coding sequence ATGAGGCTGATTATCACCGAGAAGGACAACGCCGCTCGCCGCATCGCGGAGATCCTCTCAGAAGGGGGCGCGTCCGCGAATCGGCGAAACGGCGTCAACGTCTATCGGTGGGGAAACACCCGCGTCGTTGGTCTCTCCGGGCACGTTGTCGGCGTCGACTTCCCCGAGGAGTACAACGACTGGCGCGACGTAGAGCCAGTCGAACTCATCGACGCCGACGTGACGAAAGAACCCACGCAAGAGAACATCGTCACCACGCTGAAGCAACTGGCACGCGAGGCCGACGAGGCCACCATTGCGACTGACTACGACCGCGAGGGGGAACTCATCGGCAAGGAGGCCTACGAGCTCATCCGTGAGGAAACCGACGCGCCCGTCGACCGCGTGCGCTTCTCTTCGATCACCGAGCGAGAGGTCCGCGACGCCTTCGCAAACCCCGACGACATCGACTTCGACCTGGCGGCTGCAGGCGAGGCGCGTCAGATTATCGACCTCGTGTGGGGCGCAGCACTCACTCGTTTTCTCTCGCTGTCGGCCCGGCAACTGGGCGACGACTTCATTTCTGTGGGCCGAGTCCAGTCGCCGACGCTGAAACTCATTGTCGACCGCGAGCGCGAGATTCAGGCTTTCGACCCAGAGGACTACTGGGAGATCTTCGCCGACCTCCAGAAGAACGGCTCGGGGTTCGAGGCCCAGTACTTCTACGATGACGACGGGAAAGAGGCAGAACGGGTCTGGGTCGAGGACGACGCCGACGACGCCTACGCCGACCTGACGAACGTCGACGCGGCGACGGTGACGAGCGTCCGCCGCCGGACCCGCACCGACAGCCCGCCGACGCCGTTCAACACCACCGCCTTCATCTCCGCTGCGAGTTCACTGGGCTACTCCGCCCAGCAGGCGATGTCAATCGCCGAGGAGCTGTACACCACCGGTTACATCACCTACCCCCGAACGGACAACACGGTCTACCCGGACGACCTCGAAGAAGATGCCCTGCTCGATGAGTTCGTCGGGGCCGGACACTTCGGCGAGGACGCCGAGGCGCTGCTGGAGCAAGACGACATCACCGCCACCGAGGGCGACGAGGAGACCACCGACCACCCGCCCATTCACCCGACGGGCGAGATTCCGCCGAAGGCCGACCTCTCGGACGACGAGTGGGAAATCTACGAACTGGTCGTCCGGCGCTTCTTCGCGACGGTCGCCGAGGCCGCCACGTGGGAGCACCTCCGTGTCGTCGCCGACGCCGGCGGCCGCTCGCTGAAAGCCAACGGCAAGCGCCTCGTCGAGCCGGGCTACCACGAGGTGTACCCCTACTCCAGCGCCAGCGAGAACCACGTCCCTGACGTGGAGGAAGGCGAAGAACTGGCCATCTCCGAGGTGCGGATGGAGGCCAAGCAGACCCAGCCGCCGCGTCGCTACGGCCAGTCGCGGCTCATCCAGACGATGGAGGACAAAGGGCTTGGGACGAAATGCCTCACAGCGGACAGTGACGTACTTGTCAGGTCTGAAAACGGAGATATCGAGCGACAGACAGTCGACTCGCTCTTTAGCGACGGACAGGTCGTCCTCGCTGACGGAGACACAGATATTGCGGTCAGTAAGGAGACACCGACGGTCCTTTCGCTTGACGAAGCGACTGAACGTGTCTCCGAACAGGAATCAACGCTCGTCAGTGAGCGGCCGTTGAGAGACGATGAGAGCGTTCGAACAATCGAAACCAGTCGCGGAGCGGTTACAGTTACCGACGACCACCCGATGTACATCCGGCAGGACGGCGAAGTCACAGTCCGTCCAGCGTCGGATATCGAGGCGGGAACCGACCTCGTCGCGGCTCGTAGACCGCCGGACACGATGGTCGAACCATCCGACGAAACGGTGCTTTCGTGGGAAACGTTCGCTGCGGACTGCGACAAGCACTCGAAGCTCTACGGCGTCGATTGCGGAACAGAACTCGCGGCACAACGAGCGGCGCGTGACGAGAGCCAGACTGCGTTTGCCGAGCGATACGGTTCCTACGGCTCTGCGGTTGGCAAATACGAACGCGGTGAAAAGGATGTCCCCGTCTGGTTGCTTGGCGAGTTGGATATCAGGCCGGACAGAATTCACGGGCTGAATTACGAGACGAGCTTCGAGAATCCATTCCCCTTGGAGTGGTCACCGGAACTGGCGCAGGTCATTGGCTGCCTCTTGGGTGATGGCTCGATACACCGCAACGACGATGAGAACGTCGTTGACGTGCGGTATCACAACACGGATGAGGCATTGATAGAGCGATTCGCTCGGGATATTGAACGACTATTCGATATCGAGCCGACCGTCACCGACCGTCCGGGACGAGAGTCACATCACAAGCGAAAGTATCAGGTCGATGTTCCATCAGCGGTCGGGCGTGTCCTCGTGTGCGTGTTGGAGGCCGTAACTGAGAACGGAACGCCGGGGCTTCCGGACGCAGTTCGGCCAGCGTTCGTTGGTGCACTGTTCGACGATGAGGGTCACATTTCCCGAGAAGGGAAGGCCTTTATTTCAAACACGGACCACACGCTTCTGACAGGCGTTGGAGAAATGCTCGCGGAGATGGGTATTGAAACGAAACTGGCCCCCGACCAGCACAAACTCCACATTCGGGGGCGGCGGAACCTCGAGCAGTTCCTCGATAGAATACCCATTGCGTCCGACGAGAAGTTCTATCGAGGACTCGACGCGCTCGACGCGTACGACGTAACTACGAGGAAAGCGGAGCTACTGGAAGCGATTCGGCAGGAGCCGAAGACGAGTGCCGCGCTCGCCCAGACTCTCGGCGTCACCCGGGGCAGCGTAAACAAGTATCTCCGCGAACTGCGCGAGAGCGGTCATATCGAAAAACAAATTGAGGGGAGCAATCGAAGTCTAGACGAGAACAGAACTGTTCAGTATGTTGCAGCCGATTTCGAAGGGTCCGTATACGCGACACTCCGCGGCGAACCGTCGTCGGTCACCGTTGAAGATGTCGAGCGCCGCGAGTACGACGGTCCGGTGTACGACCTCACTGTCAGCGAGAACGCGCCAAACTTCGCCGTCAATGGCGGTGCAGTAGTTCACAACTCAACCCGCCACAACTCCATCGAGAAGCTGTACGACCGCGGCTACATCGAGGGCGACCCGCCCCGGCCGACGACGCTGGCGATGGCCGTCGTCGAAGCCGCCGAGGAGTTCGCCGACCACGTCGTCAGCGACGAGATGACCGCCCAGCTAGAGGCTGACATGACCGCCATCGCCAACGGCGAGGCCACGCTCGACGACGTGGCCGATGAGTCCCGCGAGATGCTCAAGCGGGTGTTCGATGAGCTTCGCGATTCCCGCGAGGAGATCGGCGAGCACCTCCAAGAGTCGCTGAAAGCCGACAAGACGCTCGGCCCCTGTCCGAAATGCGGTGAGGACATGCTGGTCCGGCGCTCGCGTCAGGGGTCGTACTTCGTCGGCTGTGACGGCTTCCCCGAGTGCCGTAACACGCTCCCGCTCCCGTCGACGGGCGAGCCGCAGGTGCTCGAAGACCACTGCGAGGAACACGACATGCACCACGTCAAGATGCTCGCCGGCCGGGACACGTTTGTCCACGGCTGTCCCCGCTGTGAGGCCGAGAAGGCCGACGAGAGCGAGGACGAGGTCATCGGGCCATGCCCGGAGTGTGGCTCGGAACACGACGGCGACCTCGCAATCAAACACCTCCGCTCGGGCTCCCGGCTGGTCGGTTGTACGCGCTACCCCGACTGTGACTACTCGCTGCCGCTGCCACGCAACGGCGACATCTCGGTGACCGAGGCGTTCTGCGAGGAACACGACCTGCCGGAGCTGGTCATCGACGCCGACAGTGACGACCCCTGGGAGCTTGGCTGTCCCATCTGTAACTACGAGGAGTATCAGGCCCGCACCGCCATCGAAGATCTGGAAGACCTGAACGGTATCGGCTCGGCGACCGCCGAAAAGCTCGGCGACGCCGGCGTCGACTCGCTGGCGGCGCTGCGGGAGGCCGACCCCGACATCGTCGCGACCGAGGTACAGGGCGTCAGCGCCACACAGGTCCGGGACTGGCAGGACGAACTGGAAGCCTGA
- a CDS encoding Lrp/AsnC family transcriptional regulator, translating to MADAEYPIDDLDRNIIYALQQDARHTSASEIAESLDVSARTVRNRITKLEDAGVIAGYDVDVDYEAAGYQLHTLIVCTAPIHEREEVAQRALDVSGVVAIREVMTGADNVHVEVVGTDGNDLSRIGRDLNDIGLEVVDEDLIRNEYTRPFHQFGHDDADADTS from the coding sequence ATGGCCGACGCGGAGTACCCTATCGACGACTTGGACCGGAACATCATCTACGCGCTCCAGCAGGATGCGAGACACACGTCAGCGAGTGAGATAGCCGAATCGCTTGACGTCTCCGCACGAACTGTTCGGAATCGCATCACGAAGCTCGAAGACGCTGGCGTCATCGCCGGCTACGATGTCGATGTCGATTACGAGGCCGCGGGGTATCAACTCCATACGCTCATTGTCTGTACGGCTCCAATCCACGAGCGTGAGGAGGTCGCACAGCGGGCACTCGACGTGTCCGGTGTCGTCGCCATCAGGGAAGTCATGACTGGGGCCGACAACGTCCACGTCGAGGTTGTCGGAACTGATGGAAACGACCTGAGCCGCATCGGAAGGGACCTCAACGATATCGGACTGGAAGTCGTCGACGAGGACCTCATTCGGAACGAGTACACCCGGCCGTTCCACCAGTTCGGGCACGACGATGCCGATGCAGACACTAGCTAA
- the gatB gene encoding Asp-tRNA(Asn)/Glu-tRNA(Gln) amidotransferase subunit GatB codes for MTAQASEARELAAVIGLEVHVQLETETKIFCGCSTDVADAEPNTHTCPVCLGLPGALPVVNEGAVEAAVKVGKAIDADIPAETTFHRKNYYYPDLPKNFQITQYDSPICQDGELEFSVESERRSVDIRRAHLEEDPGSIKHVREGSGPLESRTCSIERADYTLIDYNRAGTPLMEIVTEPDFRAPGEVRSFLEKLEEVLEYLGVFDATRDGSLRIDANLSLVDASEVGEDGDIDKSVLEDANRTEVKNISSHKGAEQALSFEASRQRKLIQSGRAVEQETRHFNETHGNTVSMRSKEEEKDYRYFREADLPPLRVSHWKDEVPIPELPDARRERFVEEYGLSEEAASKLTSTKQVADFFEDVAERFDANLAATWVADNLLGELNYRDMAITDIDDRFDEVTQLVALVAEDEITAKNAHETVLREMLDTGDDPDTVVDREGLGKTSGDEVQQAVVEAIDENPDAVEDYHSGEGGAINFLVGQVMEKTGGSADPGDVNGLLREELES; via the coding sequence ATGACTGCGCAAGCGTCCGAAGCCCGCGAACTCGCGGCCGTCATCGGGCTGGAGGTCCACGTCCAGCTTGAGACGGAGACGAAGATATTCTGTGGCTGTTCGACCGACGTGGCCGATGCCGAACCCAACACCCACACCTGCCCGGTGTGTCTGGGCCTTCCCGGCGCGCTCCCGGTGGTCAACGAGGGAGCGGTCGAGGCCGCCGTGAAGGTCGGCAAGGCTATCGATGCCGACATCCCGGCGGAGACCACCTTCCACCGGAAGAACTACTACTACCCCGACCTCCCGAAGAACTTCCAGATAACGCAGTACGACTCGCCTATCTGCCAGGACGGGGAACTGGAGTTCTCCGTCGAGAGCGAGCGCCGTAGCGTCGATATCCGCCGGGCACACCTCGAAGAGGACCCCGGCTCGATCAAACACGTCCGTGAGGGCTCGGGCCCGCTTGAGTCCCGCACCTGCTCCATTGAACGCGCGGATTACACGCTCATCGACTACAACCGCGCCGGGACGCCGCTGATGGAGATCGTCACGGAACCGGACTTCCGTGCACCGGGCGAGGTCCGGTCGTTCCTCGAAAAACTCGAAGAAGTGCTTGAGTATCTGGGCGTGTTCGACGCGACGCGGGATGGCAGTCTCCGCATCGATGCGAACCTCTCACTGGTCGACGCCAGCGAAGTTGGCGAAGACGGCGACATCGACAAGTCCGTCCTCGAAGACGCCAACCGCACCGAGGTCAAGAACATCTCAAGCCACAAGGGCGCGGAACAGGCGCTCTCCTTCGAAGCGTCGCGCCAGCGAAAACTCATCCAGTCAGGGCGCGCCGTCGAACAGGAGACCCGTCACTTCAACGAAACGCACGGCAACACGGTGTCGATGCGCTCGAAGGAGGAGGAGAAGGACTACCGCTACTTCCGGGAGGCCGACCTGCCGCCGCTTCGAGTTAGCCACTGGAAAGACGAGGTGCCGATTCCGGAACTCCCCGACGCCCGCCGCGAGCGGTTCGTCGAGGAGTACGGGCTCAGCGAGGAAGCCGCCTCGAAGCTCACGAGCACGAAACAGGTCGCGGATTTCTTCGAGGACGTGGCCGAGCGCTTCGACGCCAACCTGGCCGCGACGTGGGTCGCCGACAACCTGCTTGGCGAACTGAACTACCGCGACATGGCCATCACCGACATTGACGACCGCTTCGATGAGGTGACCCAGCTCGTGGCACTCGTCGCCGAGGACGAAATCACGGCCAAAAACGCCCATGAGACTGTGCTCCGAGAGATGCTCGATACGGGCGACGACCCCGACACCGTCGTTGACCGCGAGGGACTGGGCAAGACCTCCGGCGACGAGGTCCAACAGGCTGTCGTGGAAGCTATCGACGAGAATCCCGACGCCGTTGAAGACTACCACAGCGGCGAGGGCGGCGCAATCAACTTCCTCGTCGGACAGGTCATGGAAAAAACCGGCGGGAGCGCTGACCCCGGTGACGTGAATGGGTTGCTGCGCGAGGAACTGGAGAGCTAA
- a CDS encoding DICT sensory domain-containing protein has product MTISAFIDTVPLARRTLTVFNDDEPEPLVRMLRRMVDSPAVEVQAGEMSPESPENAVVVKDADGTELAVSSINAVGACVLLVNSDLYVTGTRSLDEVDTPAALLHLDEVPFTVTGKRKMLLIELSRYIESLGWQSDDNTLHAGFQYLSRIDDERGTRRVYDRLADSDTDLHLYGLPDRVPELSEDPTIHTEPRDELRESWFVVNTDCTADMKGVLLAERTGPSQWRGYWSFGADHVDEISAYLRKRYSP; this is encoded by the coding sequence GTGACGATATCGGCGTTCATCGATACGGTTCCGTTAGCTCGGCGGACGCTCACGGTGTTTAACGACGATGAACCCGAGCCGCTAGTGCGGATGCTCAGGCGGATGGTTGACTCGCCGGCCGTCGAGGTTCAGGCTGGCGAGATGTCGCCAGAATCCCCCGAAAACGCCGTCGTCGTCAAGGACGCCGACGGCACGGAGCTGGCCGTCTCGTCGATCAATGCGGTCGGCGCGTGCGTGTTGCTCGTCAACTCCGACCTGTATGTCACGGGAACGCGGTCTCTGGACGAGGTCGACACGCCGGCGGCGCTGTTGCACCTTGACGAGGTCCCCTTTACTGTCACGGGCAAGCGGAAGATGCTGCTCATCGAACTCTCGCGGTACATCGAGTCGCTTGGGTGGCAATCCGACGATAACACGCTCCACGCGGGGTTTCAGTACCTCTCTCGGATCGACGACGAGCGCGGGACCCGACGCGTGTACGACCGACTGGCCGACAGCGATACCGACCTGCACCTGTACGGCCTTCCGGACCGTGTCCCCGAACTATCCGAGGACCCTACTATCCATACTGAACCGCGTGACGAGCTCCGGGAGTCTTGGTTCGTCGTCAACACTGACTGTACCGCCGATATGAAGGGAGTCCTCCTCGCTGAACGGACCGGACCGAGCCAGTGGCGCGGCTACTGGTCGTTCGGCGCCGACCACGTCGACGAAATTTCGGCGTACCTCCGGAAGCGCTACTCACCGTGA
- a CDS encoding NAD-binding protein: protein MDDDIDPPSVLVISDRHVGSEVVTTLDRSTNVCLVTDHDGVAGQTPDDTRVVVGDGRERAVLRDAGAQTTDIALISMQADHGAFLVTQLLRTQFDVETVVVVLNDPQHRPAFESVASEVVCSSQVLATELERAVATTLQTPETA, encoded by the coding sequence GTGGACGACGACATCGACCCTCCGTCGGTACTGGTCATCAGCGACCGGCACGTCGGGTCTGAGGTAGTAACGACGTTAGACCGAAGCACCAATGTCTGTCTCGTCACCGACCACGACGGCGTTGCCGGGCAAACGCCCGACGACACCCGCGTGGTAGTCGGTGACGGGCGGGAGCGCGCTGTTCTCCGGGACGCTGGGGCCCAGACGACCGATATCGCCCTGATATCGATGCAGGCGGACCACGGGGCGTTCCTTGTGACACAACTGCTTCGGACGCAGTTCGATGTCGAAACCGTGGTCGTCGTGCTCAACGACCCGCAGCATCGACCAGCGTTCGAGTCGGTCGCTTCCGAAGTGGTCTGTAGCTCGCAGGTCTTGGCGACCGAACTGGAACGCGCTGTTGCAACGACACTTCAGACGCCTGAAACCGCGTAA
- a CDS encoding APC family permease, producing MAKDLERDLGLLSVVAISIGAMVGSGIFILPALAVKDAGAGIIAAYLLAGVLVLPAALSKAEMATAMPEAGGTYVYIERSMGPLLGTVSGLGTWFSLSFKGALALVGGVPYLVLLFDLPIRPVAITLAAVLILVNILGAEQTGRLQIGIVAVMLVAIGWFVAGGGPAVNTATYGGMWEYGVEGIFAATGLVFVSFAGVTKIASIAEEVEDPDRVIPLGMLGSLAFTTLLYVLVVAVVVGVIPLDQLAGSTTPIADAAEATLGTAGVAAVVLAAILALVSTANAGILSSSRYPFAMSRDGLAPDLLSTVSDRFGTPVTAITLTGGVMLLLILFVPILEIAKLASAFKILVFALINVALIGFRESDAPDYDPSFEVPLYPWTPIFGTLTGFALLTQMGLIAIVGAVGIVIASVVWYLGYVRPRVTREGAIKESVRRSIGDRALDRTEETLDETAETSVLVALPEGASRQSEATLLEVGAALSPTDSSLSVVQFDEVPDQQPLDYASGVQSPDDLEFECRTDTLAAALDTPVEYGELVSHHPERAVANAVDERGVDVLLVERGASFEDSLLGDSIDRIRKQADCDTIAVDAQPLDALETITLITTRGPYDPLKVRVGNAVATATGTDLQFLYPLDERQSAEERQQLEAYHDDLLDLCDVPTERTFVDRDDLSAAMDAADNDRTLLIHASNGGLSARTSNDNGTTQSAIQDSNHASMEVDTKRHPGGVVGRLLERLAF from the coding sequence ATGGCCAAGGACCTGGAACGCGACCTCGGACTGCTGTCAGTAGTAGCGATATCTATCGGCGCGATGGTTGGCAGTGGCATCTTCATTTTGCCGGCGCTGGCGGTGAAAGACGCCGGAGCCGGCATCATTGCCGCCTACCTGCTCGCGGGCGTGCTTGTGCTTCCTGCCGCACTCAGCAAGGCCGAAATGGCGACAGCCATGCCGGAGGCCGGCGGCACATACGTCTATATCGAGCGGTCAATGGGGCCGCTGCTTGGCACCGTCTCCGGCCTCGGCACATGGTTCTCGCTCTCGTTTAAGGGCGCGCTCGCACTCGTCGGTGGCGTGCCGTACCTCGTTCTTCTCTTCGACCTGCCGATCCGCCCGGTTGCAATCACGCTCGCCGCCGTCCTCATCCTCGTCAACATCCTCGGCGCGGAACAGACCGGACGACTCCAGATCGGCATCGTCGCAGTCATGCTCGTGGCGATCGGCTGGTTCGTCGCCGGCGGCGGGCCGGCAGTCAACACCGCGACGTACGGCGGGATGTGGGAGTACGGCGTCGAAGGCATCTTCGCCGCGACCGGCCTCGTGTTTGTCTCCTTCGCTGGCGTGACGAAAATCGCCTCTATCGCCGAGGAGGTCGAGGACCCGGACCGCGTCATTCCGCTCGGGATGCTGGGCTCGCTCGCCTTCACCACGCTGCTGTACGTACTCGTCGTCGCCGTCGTCGTCGGCGTCATTCCGCTCGACCAGCTCGCCGGGAGCACGACGCCCATCGCTGATGCAGCCGAGGCAACGCTCGGTACCGCTGGCGTCGCGGCCGTCGTTCTGGCGGCGATTCTGGCGCTGGTCAGCACGGCCAACGCCGGTATCCTCTCCTCGTCGCGCTACCCGTTCGCCATGAGTCGTGACGGGCTCGCGCCCGACCTGCTCAGTACGGTCAGCGACCGCTTCGGCACGCCGGTGACTGCCATCACGCTGACCGGCGGCGTCATGTTGCTCCTCATCCTCTTCGTTCCGATTCTGGAAATCGCCAAGCTCGCGAGCGCGTTCAAGATCCTTGTGTTCGCGCTCATCAACGTCGCGCTCATCGGCTTCCGTGAGAGCGACGCTCCCGACTACGACCCCTCCTTCGAGGTTCCGCTGTACCCGTGGACGCCGATATTCGGCACCCTGACCGGTTTCGCCCTGCTAACGCAGATGGGCCTTATCGCGATTGTCGGGGCCGTCGGCATTGTCATCGCCAGTGTCGTCTGGTATCTGGGCTACGTCCGACCGCGAGTCACCAGAGAGGGCGCGATCAAGGAATCCGTCCGCCGGAGTATCGGCGACCGCGCGCTCGACCGGACCGAGGAGACGCTCGATGAGACAGCAGAGACCTCCGTCCTTGTCGCACTCCCCGAGGGCGCTTCGCGGCAGAGCGAAGCCACACTGCTTGAAGTCGGGGCCGCGCTTTCGCCCACTGACAGCAGCCTCTCTGTCGTCCAGTTCGACGAAGTGCCTGACCAGCAGCCCCTCGATTATGCCTCCGGCGTGCAGTCTCCAGACGACCTCGAATTCGAGTGTCGGACCGATACGCTGGCGGCTGCCCTCGATACCCCTGTCGAGTACGGCGAACTCGTCAGCCACCATCCTGAGCGGGCCGTCGCCAACGCTGTCGACGAGCGTGGCGTCGATGTGCTGCTGGTGGAACGCGGTGCGTCGTTCGAAGACTCGCTACTGGGTGACAGTATCGACCGCATCCGGAAACAGGCCGACTGTGACACTATCGCCGTCGACGCACAGCCGCTTGACGCGCTGGAGACGATCACGCTGATCACGACCCGCGGCCCGTACGACCCGCTGAAAGTCCGCGTCGGCAACGCTGTCGCGACGGCAACCGGGACGGACCTCCAGTTCCTCTACCCGCTCGACGAGCGCCAGTCCGCCGAGGAACGCCAGCAACTCGAAGCGTACCACGACGACCTGCTGGATCTCTGTGACGTGCCGACAGAGCGGACCTTCGTCGACCGAGACGACCTTTCAGCGGCGATGGACGCGGCTGACAACGACAGAACGCTCCTGATCCACGCAAGCAACGGTGGGCTTTCAGCCCGTACGTCAAACGACAACGGGACCACGCAGTCGGCAATTCAAGATAGCAACCACGCGTCGATGGAAGTAGACACGAAACGCCACCCCGGCGGCGTCGTCGGTCGGCTGCTCGAACGGCTGGCGTTCTAG
- a CDS encoding phosphoglycerol geranylgeranyltransferase, whose amino-acid sequence MSDWADWDHIVKIDPDKTLVDGETFEDVAATGTDAIEVGGTTGMTEEKMKRVVDACGKHDIPVYIEPSNPASVVHSDRHDGYLVPVVMNAGDVTWITGAHKEWIRIDDEIDWSRTFTEAYIVMNPEASVASYTQANCDLDADDVAAYAEAAEHLLGQEIVYVEYSGMLGDPDIVAAAADILDDATLFYGGGIHDYESARTMAQHADTIVVGDLVHDEGVDAVRETVKGAKDATATVR is encoded by the coding sequence ATGAGCGACTGGGCGGACTGGGACCACATCGTGAAGATAGACCCCGACAAGACGCTGGTCGATGGAGAGACGTTCGAAGACGTCGCGGCGACGGGGACTGACGCCATCGAAGTCGGCGGGACCACCGGGATGACAGAGGAGAAGATGAAGCGGGTCGTCGACGCCTGCGGGAAACACGACATTCCCGTGTATATCGAGCCGTCCAACCCCGCGTCTGTCGTCCACAGCGACCGTCACGACGGCTATCTCGTGCCGGTCGTGATGAACGCTGGCGACGTAACCTGGATCACCGGCGCGCACAAGGAGTGGATACGTATCGACGACGAGATTGACTGGTCACGAACCTTCACCGAGGCCTACATCGTCATGAACCCGGAGGCGTCGGTGGCATCCTACACGCAGGCCAACTGCGACCTCGACGCGGACGACGTGGCCGCCTACGCCGAAGCCGCAGAACACTTGCTGGGACAGGAAATCGTCTACGTGGAGTACTCGGGGATGCTCGGCGACCCCGATATCGTCGCCGCCGCCGCGGACATCCTTGACGACGCGACGCTGTTCTATGGCGGTGGCATCCACGACTACGAATCCGCCCGCACGATGGCACAGCACGCGGATACCATCGTCGTCGGTGACCTCGTCCACGATGAAGGCGTCGATGCGGTGCGAGAGACGGTGAAGGGCGCGAAAGACGCGACGGCGACAGTCCGGTAG
- a CDS encoding Rieske (2Fe-2S) protein: MQRLTTVETVHEDGSWLFTAEDPYGDLEEVVLVPCEDGVKAWVNRCTHEAQRFDTGRGVPMRDDQLICLRHGSLFDACDGGCDNGDAAGTTLPGIEVSETHGDVFLTDDDYTFAHEGGIDDDDGPSSTSHLQL, translated from the coding sequence GTGCAGCGATTAACGACAGTCGAGACGGTCCACGAGGACGGGTCGTGGCTGTTCACCGCCGAAGACCCCTACGGCGACCTCGAAGAAGTCGTTCTCGTTCCCTGCGAGGACGGCGTCAAGGCGTGGGTGAACCGATGTACGCACGAGGCACAGCGGTTCGACACCGGGCGGGGCGTCCCGATGCGGGACGACCAGCTCATCTGTCTCCGACACGGGTCACTGTTCGACGCCTGTGACGGCGGCTGCGACAACGGCGACGCCGCGGGGACGACGCTCCCAGGTATCGAAGTTTCGGAAACCCACGGTGACGTGTTCCTCACGGACGACGACTATACGTTCGCCCACGAGGGCGGTATTGATGACGACGACGGCCCGAGTTCCACGTCCCACCTTCAGTTATGA